In bacterium, the genomic stretch TTTGTGGATGTTACAGGCCGGGACCTTGGCGGTTATGTAAAAGAAGCAAAAAAAACTGTGGCAGAACAAGTGAAATTGCCTGCGGGTTATTCGATCCTTTGGAGTGGACAGTATGAGTACATGGAACGGGTCAAACAGCGACTGCTGGTCGTTGTTCCGATTACACTGCTGATCATCATACTGCTACTTTATGTGAACACCGGCTCTTTCGTGAAAACATCGATTATCCTGCTTGCCGTTCCCTTTTCAGCAGTGGGAGCGATCTGGTTATTGTATTTACTGGATTACAACATGAGCATCGCGGTATGGGTTGGACTGATCGCGCTGCTCGGTGTGGACGCCGAAACAGGAGTGTTCATGATGCTTTATCTGGACCTCGCATACAAAGAGCGCGTGGCAAAAGGAACTATGAAGACGAAGGCGGATCTGAAAGAAGCGATCGAATACGGAGCGGTGAAAAGGCTGCGTCCCAAAGTGATGACTGTCGCGGTCATGTTCATGGGACTTGTTCCAATTATGTGGTCGCACGGGGCCGGGTCAGACGTGATGCGGAGAATCGCGGCTCCCATGATCGGAGGAATTTTTACCTCTTTCATCATGGAGCTGATGGTCTATCCGGTGATTTACGAAATATGGAAGGGACGTGAGCTTAAAAAATTGCAGCTTGTACAAGTTCCTTCTATTGAGGAGAGCAACAATAACAACCAATAAATCAAAAAAATCGAATCATGAAAAACAAGATATTTGCGCGTCAATGAACGGATGAAGACGTTTCGCGTCCTCATTCCGTATTTTGGGAGAACACTATGCGTGCACAAATCAAACTTGGACGAATTTTTGGTGTTCAAATCGGCCTGCATTACAGCTGGTTCTTCATCGCGTATCTCATTACGCTTTCGCTCTCAGCGCAGTTTCGGAATACAAATCCGGAGTGGGGTACATCAACGATCTGGACGCTGGCTGTGGCAGCAGGATTACTATTTTTCATAGCAATCTTGTTGCACGAGCTTTCCCACGCTGTTGTTGCAAAAGCGTACGGACTCCCGGTGCACTCCATTACTCTTTTCGCACTCGGTGGGGTCGCGCAGATCGAAAAAGAATCCGGCAGCGCGAAAGCAGAATTCTGGATGGGTATCGCAGGGCCGATCGCAAGTATTTTGATCGGTCTGCTGTTTCTAGGCTTAGCGGCGACGCTTGGCTGGCGACCTATGGAACAACCGGCGCGTCCCCTTTGGGCGATGCTGGTGTGGCTCGGTTATATCAACATCACTCTTGCGATATTTAACCTGATCCCAGGTTTTCCTCTTGATGGCGGACGCGTTCTGCGCTCGATTGTCTGGTGGAAAACGGGAAATGTGCAACAAGCGACGCGAATCGCCGCGAGAATAGGTCAATTCGTGGCTTTTCTTTTCATAGCGGTGGGCCTCCTGGGATTCTTTACTACGGGAGGTTTTGGTCGACTATGGATTGCGTTAATCGGCTGGTTTTTACTGGAAGCCGCAAGGGCAAGTTATCAAGAAGTTGAGGTACAGGCAGGTCTTCGAAACATCCGTGTCTCCGATGTAATGAGCCGGGACTGCCCTACAATTGACGCTCAACTAAATCTCCAACAATTCGTTGATGATCATTTGGTGACAACCGGACGACGATGTTTCCTGGCTACTCAGAACGACCAGGTCGTCGGATTGATCACGCCTCAGGAAGTGAAACAGGTTGAGCGGACTCGCTGGCCGGAAACTCGAGTAAAAGATGTGATGCGGCCGCTGGAAACTTTACGTAAGGTGAAAACGACAACGCCGATCAGCGAAGCGCTTCAAATAATGTCAAGAGAAGACGTCAACCAGCTTCCCGTGATGTCTAACGGCAAAGTAGAGGGAATGCTATCACGAAGTCAGGTTCTAGCGCTGCTGCAAACCAGAGCCGAGCTGCATATGTAGCAAACGCCTCATACAAGTGCTTATGCAGAGGCGATTGCCGATGCGATGAAATTTGGATTTTCATAATGGCTACGATTCAGATAACAAGCTTGAGTCCTTTCGCGGAACGGAAGGGAACTGCGGTCTGCGAAAGCAATCGTGCGAATTCGCGATAATATGTGGGCGTAGGCTTGGAGTTCAGTGTGACAGCGTGCCAGTAGCGATGGACTCCATTTTTTGTGAGGCGGACACCGATTAGTTCGCGCGATTTCAGATACGATGCAACAGCCCATCGGGCCATCACAGCGATTCCCATCCCTGCTCTTACCATTTCCACCATTGCCTCCGTTAATGCCACTTTGTAAGTTCTCTTTGGCCTGATGCCGGCGGGTCGCAAGAACCGTTGGAATACGAGGCTCTCCTCAGCGGGAACTGCGTACACCATCAAACTCTGATCGACAAAATCTCGCGGAAGGATGTAGGGACGCGAAGCCAAAACGTTGTCCGGTTCCATCACTACCAGCAGCTCATCTTCAAACAGTGGAAAACAGGAAAGATTCTTCGTCTGAACTTTTGTATTCATAATTGCAAGATCAAGCTTTCCCGCAAGCAAAAATTCCAATGGTCGATAGGTTGCTTCCAAAACGATCTCCACCTCCACTCCCGGAAATTTCTGTTGCATCGCTTTGAGCAAGGAAGGGAGCCATTGATAACAGGTATTGCACTGCGTGCTGATACGCAAAACTCCTTGCTCGCCATTTGCGAGCTTCCGAATGTTTTGTTCGGTGAGCTCTAATTCTTGTAACACCCGGCGGGCAGAACTTAATAGCTGCTCTCCCGCTTCAGTAAGAATCAACTTACGATTGAGACGTAAGAAGAGCGGGGCGTTTAAGCGGTCTTCGATTTCCTTTAGTTGATGGCTCAATGCTGGTTGGGTGACATGCAACCTCTGGGAAGCCTTTGTCATGCTGCCTTCATTAGCAATTGCTTCGATCAATTTCAAATGACGAATTTCTAAATTCATAATGATTAAACCGCCGAAATTACAATATTATATCAAATAATGCATATCAGGTAATCCATAATAATTGATAATGGATTTGATGAGGATAAAGAATTGGACCGAAAGAAGGATGAGATAAATACTGTTTGGCATGATACTGCTTCTGGTTGGAATGCTTGCCGGTCCGGAGATTGTAATACCGAAGCTGGAAACGCCGCCGAAAATTGAGGAGTTTGTGGAAAGTGAGCGGACGGACATGCTTCGAGTAGAGGGATTCAAACAGCGGGAGCGAAATGACGGTGAGCCGTCAACTCGCAAAACAAAAGTCTACCTGGGTTATGACAGCAAGAATCTCTACGCAATTTTTGTTTGTTACGAGACAGAGAATATCCGAGCTCAGATGTTGAATCGTGGAAATTCTGACATCTACAACGACGACATCGTGACTGTTCAGCTTGACACCTTCAACGATCGCCGTAGGGCGTATCAATTTGTGTCCAATGCGCTCGGTGTCCAGCAGGATGCGATCTGGTTTGAGAATTCTAACAGCTGGGACTACTCCTTCGATACCGTGTTCGAAACTGAAGCGAGAATAACTGAGGAGGGATACGTTGTTTCATTTGTGATACCCTTTCGTAGTTTGCGTTTTTCTTCGGATTCGGAGCAGACCTGGGGCATTCTTCTGACTCGCTACATTCCGGGCGCAGATGAGCAGACATATTGGCCGCAGTATTCGATCAAAATTGCCGGACGTTTGAATCAAGCAGCGGTACTGACCGGTCTTCGCGATATCTCACCGGGGCGCAATATTCAGCTTCTTCCTTACACTTCGTTCCGTTCTTTTCGTGCACTCGATCAGCGCGACCTTTCGGCGCCCAGCTTTGTGGAAGATGCAGCTGATAATGATTTTGGCATCGATTCCAAATTTGTGATTCGCGATAGCCTGGTTTTGGATTTCGCAGTGAATCCCGATTTCAGTCAGGTGGAGTCGGATGATCCACAGGTTACTGTGAACCAGAGATTCGAGGTGCTCTTCCCGGAAAAGCGTCCTTTTTTTCTGGAGAATGCGAGCTTTTTTGAGACGCCGATCAATCTGCTTTTCACGCGCCGGATTGCCGATCCGCAATTCGGGGCGCGCATGAGTGGAAAAATCGGCAGCTATAATGTTGGAGCATTGCTGGCGGATGACCAATCGGCCGGAAGAAGTGTACCGGAAAACGATCCGTTGGCCGAAAAGCGTGCGTATTTCGCTGCCTTTCGCGTTAGCCGGGACCTCGGCAGTCAATCTTCGATAGGTCTCATTTATACGGATCGTGAATTTGCAAAGACATCAAACCGTATCGGTGGCCTTGATGGCAGCATCAAATTAAGCGATAACTGGACCACAAATTTTCAAGCGGTAGGAAGCACAACCGAATTTCAAGATGGAACGCGACAGGCTGGACCTGCATACAGATTGAAGCTGAACCGGAGCGGCCGGCAATTGAATTACAACTTTGATTACTTCGACTTCAGTCCGGGATTTCGTTCACTGGCCGGGTTTGTCAACCGCACAGATATCCGCCGATTCGATCAGCAGGTAAGCTACAGTTTTCGTCCGGAAAGCAAACGCTTATTTGCTGTGACGCCACACCTGGACATGATGTACGTCTACGATCACGGCGGGACACGTCTCGATTGGTGGCAAAATCCATGGATTTCACTCGACATGGCCGGACAGACATTCGTTGGATTTGGGTACACAGTTTTGCGAACTCGTGTAAGACCGGTCGATTTCCCGGTTCTTTCTGGGCCACTGGATATCTCGCGTCATGAGTGGGGCATGTCGTTCAATACGCAAGCGATCAAGCGCTTGAGCGTTGTCTCATCCCTTTTTTTCGGACGTTCGGTGAATTTTGTGCCGCGCGTGGACCAGGCTCCCGGCAGGGCTGATTTTGTAAATGGAAGCCTTACATTCAGTTTTCGGCCCACGAATGCGTTGACTATCGATCACACTTACATCATTAACCGCCTTACTGACCCCGGCACATCCTCCAGCATTTTTAACAACCACATTCTGAGAACGAAATGGAATTATCAGATCAGCCGGGAACTATCGGTTAGAGTCATTGTTCAATACGATGCGCTGCTCGCGAATCAAAATTTCACAAGTCTTCAAACCACCAAAAATTTGAATGTAGATTTTCTGATTACTTACATGCTGCATCCGGGCACAGCACTATTTATCGGTTACAACAGCAATTTGCAGAATCTCGATCCAGGTTTGCAGATGACGCCATCAGGATTGTTGCGCACCCGGGATGATTTTATGAATGATGGCAGGCAATTGTTTGTGAAGTATTCTCATCTTTTCAGATTCTAGAGATTAGCTGAGATAAGCGATGAGCCGAAGGTAGAAAGTCTTACGCATCGCGTACTTAAAAACGCAGCCGGAAACTCGTTTGCAACTGCCATTCGATTTGCCGGATTGGTAGATTTATAGAGCCGCGAACGGGGCGATCGCTTTCTACTCGCAACAATTCAACTGCAAGGCGGTGCTTCTCCGCAAAATGAACCATCCATGCAAATGTCCATGCATTTCCATTTTCACGATTGTCATCAATCGCTTGAAATGCATCTTTATCATGAACGCGAAAATCATCATAACGAGCAGTGAGCCGGTACCGGTCGATTGTAGCTGTCGCCAAAACATAAAACGCATCGAAGTCGATATGAACCATGTCCCCAAACCCCATTCGGCTGTCTCCTGACATGTACTGGCTGATGAACTCAAGATGTTCACCTATCGGCACATCGATTCCAACGTTGATAAAATCCGTTTCCCAGGCATATTGAACGCCGTCGAACTTCGTTTGTTGCCCCCGATTGTCATAGTAGATTCCGTTGAGCTCGAAATGTTTATTGCGGATTCCAACAGTTCCATAAAATCCGAGGCGCCCATCGACTTCGCGAAAAGGTTCCACGAAATCAGGTTGTTCAGGAAACAATCCATCAGGCTGCAACGCGGGAATTTGTGCAAGCGGCAGACGATCAGAGAAGCCAGTTTGCCTGTCATGCAGAGCCCATCCTCGCCAGGCCAATAGCGTACCGGCCGGATCATTATTCCCAAGCACAGCGCCCCCCAACGAATATTCGCTCGAATTGTGCGAAAGAATGAAATTGGCTTCCGCAGCGGTTACGCGAACTTCTTCACCGATCCAGCTATTGATAGCCGAGCTGGTAATGCTGAACGGCGATGTCCAGGCAGCCTCTCGATTTTCAAGCGATACGGGTGGAAAGAAAACGCCGCCGCGGAAGCGGAAACGGATTTGTGGAGAAAAAACCGGCCGGTAGCTGATAAATCCTTCGATTAAATCAATGCGGGATCGATTCCGATCGCGGTTCGGTTCGGCATCAATATTCACATGAAGGCGCGCAGAAAGATCATCGCTTGCTGCTGCCGTCAGCAGCAAAGAGCCTTGGGACAACCGCAAAAGCTCAGAGCCTTCCTCACCCAGCGAGCCGAACCGGGTTTTTCCCAATCCTCCGTCCAGCCAGGATCGAGCTTCGTCTGTTTTGGCGAACCGAACATCGATCAAACCACCAAATTGCAGTTTCGGGAATTCGTCATCAGCCAACGCGCACGATGAAAAAATACAAAAGAAAACAATCGATAGAAACTTCATCTTCAAATGGGTCGTTGTATCCATACTCTTGCTTTCAGTGAGATATCCTCCGACTGTTAATCTGTATTCTTGTCAGTCGGGCGGTAGGATGGCTGAAAGAGTACCGTTGATCGATCCGGCATAGATCAAATGCTCGGAAGCGGACAGCGAACGGACATTTCCCTCCAGGTGAAAAGACCATGCCAGACTGCCGGTCATTACATCAAAAGCGGCCACATAACCCTTGTTGCTTCCAATAAGGATCAGATCCTTCCATAGAAGCGGCCGAAACGTATCCCATTCGGACCCTTCCGGCGCCTGCTGACTCCAACTTTCTTTACCCGTAATCAGATCAAGGCATTCTAATCCGGAAGCGGTGTTTTGGTTCCATTCAAGAAACATCAGCCGGTTGCTTGCCGCCAATATCCTCCATCGCACCACTCCATCTCTCTGAAAAGTCCGAACCGTTTTTCCCGTCTTCGGATCCAACTCGTGGATCAGTTTCCCTTCCGTTGCAAGAAAAAGGCCCTTGCTATCTGTTGCCAGATCACTCGTAATTTGCTCCGGCATCTGCCGCTCCCAGATCCTCTTGTGATTGCCGGTGCGGAGCGCTTGCAGCCGGCCATCGCTGCGCGCATGAAAAACTACCTCGTGGTGATTGACCGGAGAAGGAGGGAAAAGAAAACTTTGATTTGAAACACCTTCAATTTTATGCACGAGTTTTCCGGTGTTCACATGAATGGCAAGCAACCTCATTTCAAAATCGACCGCATAGATGTTGGAGCCTTCCATCAGCATCGTCCCCACACCGTATTTCAAATCATGTTTCCATCGCGGCACTCCGGTGCCGCGGTCGAACGCGTACACATGGCCGATTCCATCTTCTTCTCGAAGATCGCTTCCGGTAATCACAAGATCGGGAGTAACAATCGTCTCGCTATGAAATTCGTTGGGCTTTCCATCTGTTGCCGTATCGTATTCCCATTTCTTTTCACCGGTGAACGCATCCAGCGCATAAAAAGTGCCGGCGCACGATCCAAAATAAAGATCGGACCCGCTGACAGCGGGAGTGCCGAAGAGTCAACCACCAGTCTTGAACTGCCAGGCCAGTGTAGGTTCGGAAGTCCCTTTCACGTGATCAACCATCACAAAGATCACGCATGGGATGAATAGAAGCGCGAGGAAGCTTTTTCTCATTTTATGATTCCTTCGTTTCCTGTGGAAACGGGCTACTGTGATGCCAGTGAGAAGTCGACTGTTAGAGTCTGCCCGGTGGCAAGCGTTACAACCTGTTGCTGTGTGACGTATCCCGTTCCGGATGCAGTAACCGTCACATTGCCTG encodes the following:
- a CDS encoding site-2 protease family protein; the encoded protein is MRAQIKLGRIFGVQIGLHYSWFFIAYLITLSLSAQFRNTNPEWGTSTIWTLAVAAGLLFFIAILLHELSHAVVAKAYGLPVHSITLFALGGVAQIEKESGSAKAEFWMGIAGPIASILIGLLFLGLAATLGWRPMEQPARPLWAMLVWLGYINITLAIFNLIPGFPLDGGRVLRSIVWWKTGNVQQATRIAARIGQFVAFLFIAVGLLGFFTTGGFGRLWIALIGWFLLEAARASYQEVEVQAGLRNIRVSDVMSRDCPTIDAQLNLQQFVDDHLVTTGRRCFLATQNDQVVGLITPQEVKQVERTRWPETRVKDVMRPLETLRKVKTTTPISEALQIMSREDVNQLPVMSNGKVEGMLSRSQVLALLQTRAELHM
- a CDS encoding LysR family transcriptional regulator, producing MNLEIRHLKLIEAIANEGSMTKASQRLHVTQPALSHQLKEIEDRLNAPLFLRLNRKLILTEAGEQLLSSARRVLQELELTEQNIRKLANGEQGVLRISTQCNTCYQWLPSLLKAMQQKFPGVEVEIVLEATYRPLEFLLAGKLDLAIMNTKVQTKNLSCFPLFEDELLVVMEPDNVLASRPYILPRDFVDQSLMVYAVPAEESLVFQRFLRPAGIRPKRTYKVALTEAMVEMVRAGMGIAVMARWAVASYLKSRELIGVRLTKNGVHRYWHAVTLNSKPTPTYYREFARLLSQTAVPFRSAKGLKLVI
- a CDS encoding carbohydrate binding family 9 domain-containing protein encodes the protein MILLLVGMLAGPEIVIPKLETPPKIEEFVESERTDMLRVEGFKQRERNDGEPSTRKTKVYLGYDSKNLYAIFVCYETENIRAQMLNRGNSDIYNDDIVTVQLDTFNDRRRAYQFVSNALGVQQDAIWFENSNSWDYSFDTVFETEARITEEGYVVSFVIPFRSLRFSSDSEQTWGILLTRYIPGADEQTYWPQYSIKIAGRLNQAAVLTGLRDISPGRNIQLLPYTSFRSFRALDQRDLSAPSFVEDAADNDFGIDSKFVIRDSLVLDFAVNPDFSQVESDDPQVTVNQRFEVLFPEKRPFFLENASFFETPINLLFTRRIADPQFGARMSGKIGSYNVGALLADDQSAGRSVPENDPLAEKRAYFAAFRVSRDLGSQSSIGLIYTDREFAKTSNRIGGLDGSIKLSDNWTTNFQAVGSTTEFQDGTRQAGPAYRLKLNRSGRQLNYNFDYFDFSPGFRSLAGFVNRTDIRRFDQQVSYSFRPESKRLFAVTPHLDMMYVYDHGGTRLDWWQNPWISLDMAGQTFVGFGYTVLRTRVRPVDFPVLSGPLDISRHEWGMSFNTQAIKRLSVVSSLFFGRSVNFVPRVDQAPGRADFVNGSLTFSFRPTNALTIDHTYIINRLTDPGTSSSIFNNHILRTKWNYQISRELSVRVIVQYDALLANQNFTSLQTTKNLNVDFLITYMLHPGTALFIGYNSNLQNLDPGLQMTPSGLLRTRDDFMNDGRQLFVKYSHLFRF
- a CDS encoding PQQ-like beta-propeller repeat protein, whose product is MITGSDLREEDGIGHVYAFDRGTGVPRWKHDLKYGVGTMLMEGSNIYAVDFEMRLLAIHVNTGKLVHKIEGVSNQSFLFPPSPVNHHEVVFHARSDGRLQALRTGNHKRIWERQMPEQITSDLATDSKGLFLATEGKLIHELDPKTGKTVRTFQRDGVVRWRILAASNRLMFLEWNQNTASGLECLDLITGKESWSQQAPEGSEWDTFRPLLWKDLILIGSNKGYVAAFDVMTGSLAWSFHLEGNVRSLSASEHLIYAGSINGTLSAILPPD